The Leguminivora glycinivorella isolate SPB_JAAS2020 chromosome 25, LegGlyc_1.1, whole genome shotgun sequence nucleotide sequence gctaatattacaatagtattaatcagtactttgctttcaattacttcagcttaaaatataaggtgtaaactgttttaatattacatttttggcagacgcaataGTGTCGGCACCTACtgtcgagtagcagtactgataatttacgctagttggcgcgtgattgacgagtgaatgacgatagatgtcactacaaataactcgcatttactgatgtatggagttacaactcttcccttacttattcctctatggtataaCACAAAatcaggcctacgtcacttgctcgcggtcgcgcgttaagtacctacacgttAGCCGTTCAtccgaatgaacaagtggccgaggggcaaatttattttttaacgatgcaaaaacgacggagtgttataactTTGTCGTGTCTGTTTGCTTGTGtgtgtttgtggcatcgtaaaTCCCGAAAAGgtcaaccgattttgatttttttttattaaaagctGAATTAGAGGGAAGAGTTCATAGAAATGTTTCATGGGAAATCGGTTCACTctgtcaggtttttttttaattttgtggttaggttattgaataACTCGAATaacagtaagagttaagacactactttcttagaaaaattaattgtaattgacAAAGTCAACTGAAATCAATACAAACAGATTGCAAtaagcatatcgtcactacttttaaaaaatctcgtatctcacgctgctcctcaaagttaaaacgcagtaagtctatatgcattccatacatacttacaacaattttcttttcattgacagacgaagatacaagtttttttaaaagtactgACGATATTTACAAAGGCGGGAAATCATACAGTTGCGAAAGATGTAAAACTCACCTGGTCCTAGCGACGACCTCGCAGCGTGTACAATACAACAGTACTTGTACCGGTGTGTATCGgagtggcggcggcggcgcgcctcGGACTTGTGTGCCAGATATAAGCAAACCATACTGTTGCGAAAGCTGTAAAACTCACCTGGTCCTAGCGACGACCTCGCAGCGAGTGCAACAGTACTTGTACCGGTGCGCCTCGGACTTGTGTGCCAGATATAAGCAAACCATACTGTTGCGAAAGCTGTAACACTCACCTGGTCCTAGCGACGACCTCGTAGCGAGTGCAACAATACTTGTACCGGCGCGCCTCGGACTTGTGTGCCAGATATAAGCAAACCATACTGTTGCGAAAGCTGTAAAACTCACCTGGTCCTAGCGACGACCTCGCAGCGCGTGCAACAGTACTTGTACCGGTGCGCCTCGGACTTGTGTGCCAGATATACGCCCCTACAAAGCAAACCATACAGTTGCGAAAGCTGTAAAACTCACCTGGTCCTAGCGACGACTTCGCAGCGCGTGCAACAGTACTTGTACCGGCGCGCCTCGGACTTGTGTGCCAGATATAAGCAAACCACACAGTTGCGAAAGATGTAAAACTCACCTGGTCCTAGCGACGACTTCGCAGCGAGTGCAACAGTACTTATACCGGCGCGCCTCGGACTTGTGTGCCAGATATAAGCAAACCATACTGTTGCGAAAGCTGTAAAACTCACCTGGTCCTAGCGACGACCTCGCAGCGTGTACAACAGTACTTGTACCGGCGCGCCTCGGACTTGTGTGCCAGATATAAGCAAACCATACTGTTGCGAAAGCTGTAAAACTCACCTGGTCCTAGCGACGACTTCGCAGCGCGTGCAACAGTACTTGTACCGGTGTGTATCGgagtggcggcggcggcgcgcctcGGACTTGTGCCGCGAGCGGCAGATATCGCACGCGAATGGCCCGTAACTCTGAAACGTGGACCACTATCGAATTTCCTAtcttccgcacttgtatcaaaatgtactatttctttaATCACTAACGCAAACAACTAGGGAActcaaatttttttattgaatattttttgatttgttcttttttttcaagtagtcactactatatataaattataaattgaaatagatatcatcaagaaaaaacgacaaggccctcTGGTGGCCGAGCCAGGAATCACCAgtggccaccagtgggccttgtcattttttctttcgtgtacctatgatatctatttcaatttatcacTAACGAAAAcgttcaatgttttgtatctaTGGCGTGTAAAACtacccctgtggcctatttgctgaataaattatttgtaatttaagtcgactttcgtaagatatatacaggataacaCATACTACAAATTAcactattaaaattatactagacttagaaaactaaaactaaacctatataaaaaaataaataataagttttttgcaaaaaaagtcatttttggcacaagcttttatcgccgactgtacctttctttcaacagtcatctactgctttcCGAGAtctttctaaaaaccccttactcgatggggatacgacgtttcataacagagttcctatgaccacctttctgctgcatcatcagatcagctccatgataccataatattgcattgtcacgtgatttatacatgagcaaaatttcagctcagtcggaaaccgggaagtgggtcaaatttagcttttacgttttgaatatgaatatgaatacgcgtctcggagagcagtagatgactgttgaaagataagtacagtcggcgataaaagcttgtgccaaaaatgattttttttgcaaaaaaacttttatcaatttccgtAAATATCACTCACCGGTTGATGTACTTTTAGATGGTTCTCATACGTCGCCACAGTCTTGAATCCTTTCGCACAATCCACGCATTTGTACGGAGCGATCACATACAGCGTTCCTTCTCTCTTCTTCTGCAACTCTTCCAACTGCTCTTCTCTGCTTAGCTCGAAGATTCTAAAGTTAAAGTCCGCTCCGAACTTGATAAACTCTTTCGATAGTTCTGATTTAATATTATCATCTATAGGAAGTTCTGGCTTGATTATTATTGGTTTAGTAGAAATATTATCGTTGGAATCTTCTGTTTTTATAGTTATGTTACATTTATTATTCGTTTTTGAATCTTTGGTATCTTGTTTACCTTCTTTATTAAGAAGTTTAAGTTTCAAAAGATTTTTAACCGGTTTGATTTTCTTATTCTTAGTTTTAATATCGCGTTCTTTGAAGGTAACATTCTTATCCTTAGTTGTGTTAGGTATTATCTCTCTAAGTAAAGAATCTTCATCTGCTTTCTTAGAAATGACATGTTTTTTCGTAAATTCAAGATCAGTGCTTTCAATTAAGAATTTCTCGTCTAAATAATCGTGGTCTAGAATAAAATTGTTGAAAGTGTCGACTAGATTTGAATCATTATCGTTTACATCATTAGCAATCATTGAAACATCATTGTATGTTATATCTGGTGGTAGATCATTAATGTTTGCTTTGAGCACCTCTTCTGCATCACGAAACGTGCTATTAGTATCTTCATTTTTTAAAGCAATAAGATTTACTTTCTCAGaatttttagtataaacttTCCCTTTAAAAGTTTTGTTAATAAGATCTCCAATATCATGACTTATATTTTTACTGATGTCACTTAAATCATTATTGATTTTTCCTCTGAACAATTCCTCGACACTAAAGCTTTTAGCTCTGTCTATGCAAGGGCTTCCATAGTTCATGTCCAATTCATTATcaattaaatctaaatctacGTCATCGTTTAACGTTTTTGTTATTTCCTCGAAATCGTCTAGGACATCTGTAAGTCTGTCTGTCTCATCTTTATCGATAGTTTTGGGATCTTGTTGGTTGGATTTCTTTACGTCGCTATCTTCGTGTACAATGTGGATAATTTTTGAGTTTATGTCGATTGTGAAGTTAAGAAGGAGCTTATTTGATACTCTGTCGACGTTGCGAACTATATTCGTAGTGAGCTGAAAATGTTGGTATGTGTTACCTGATTTCTTATCTGTTTATATGCATATTATATTACGGTCAGTGGTATAAGAGGTGATTTGAAAAATATTTCTGACTTTCAGCACTATTGtttaactaataaaaaaaaatacatcaaaatattttttcctgagtcatggatgttttctatgtatatatgtatgtatttatctgtcgcctaacacccatagtacaagctttgctcagTTTGGGGtaaggttgatctgtgtaaggtgtcccccaatatttattattgtttttattaaaacgaTATGGTCTAAATAATGCATTCAAACTCAGAACAtttacggttttttttttctttttttttattatggactgatcagcgattgaccctagtcacacctgatgggaagtgaagaaagagtctaagatggagctcgccgattcagtaatagcatTAATAGCCTCTTCACTCTTACTTTTAAGAGACCGAGGTCGAATGGAGGTGAAATATTAAagtattttttgtaaattatgaCAAAACTAGTACCTGTACAAGGATTAAGTACGTAAGCATCACAGTTTCATGGAagttttacattaaaaataacatttccACCGACTGGGCTGTCAGAATCAATGCCTAGAGCTCtgtatcacacctcggacacaggCGCtcgaatatatgaaagaggcgcgttctaagctcgtgtaggtgaacgtgtactatgcttgtatgagtgagatataacaggtcgactgggggt carries:
- the LOC125239320 gene encoding zinc finger protein with KRAB and SCAN domains 7-like isoform X2, producing the protein MGDILQHCGLTTNIVRNVDRVSNKLLLNFTIDINSKIIHIVHEDSDVKKSNQQDPKTIDKDETDRLTDVLDDFEEITKTLNDDVDLDLIDNELDMNYGSPCIDRAKSFSVEELFRGKINNDLSDISKNISHDIGDLINKTFKGKVYTKNSEKVNLIALKNEDTNSTFRDAEEVLKANINDLPPDITYNDVSMIANDVNDNDSNLVDTFNNFILDHDYLDEKFLIESTDLEFTKKHVISKKADEDSLLREIIPNTTKDKNVTFKERDIKTKNKKIKPVKNLLKLKLLNKEGKQDTKDSKTNNKCNITIKTEDSNDNISTKPIIIKPELPIDDNIKSELSKEFIKFGADFNFRIFELSREEQLEELQKKREGTLYVIAPYKCVDCAKGFKTVATYENHLKVHQPSYGPFACDICRSRHKSEARRRRHSDTHRYKYCCTRCEVVARTRERAEAHYHWHAGKTFSCQYCGEQFGKVSTHLSHIRLQHPAACVWCPHCGAPFVGALGLRQHMHRRHPDVTNSEGCVEWYCFTCRIQFLNAPAFLRHKEAGTACTDLRFCSSCGDGFESDEALLCHRKLHADTPAQCHMSAAALSYHQRSHTGEKPYACTRCPKSFAVNHSLQAHIRTHTGERPYQCSRCPRAFLNANNLARHKKTVHLGQKQYARCAVCRRWLSSPSAARLHAAAMHGATHNQTTV
- the LOC125239320 gene encoding zinc finger protein 184-like isoform X1, translated to MGDILQHCGLTTNIVRNVDRVSNKLLLNFTIDINSKIIHIVHEDSDVKKSNQQDPKTIDKDETDRLTDVLDDFEEITKTLNDDVDLDLIDNELDMNYGSPCIDRAKSFSVEELFRGKINNDLSDISKNISHDIGDLINKTFKGKVYTKNSEKVNLIALKNEDTNSTFRDAEEVLKANINDLPPDITYNDVSMIANDVNDNDSNLVDTFNNFILDHDYLDEKFLIESTDLEFTKKHVISKKADEDSLLREIIPNTTKDKNVTFKERDIKTKNKKIKPVKNLLKLKLLNKEGKQDTKDSKTNNKCNITIKTEDSNDNISTKPIIIKPELPIDDNIKSELSKEFIKFGADFNFRIFELSREEQLEELQKKREGTLYVIAPYKCVDCAKGFKTVATYENHLKVHQPSYGPFACDICRSRHKSEARRRRHSDTHRYKYCCTRCEVVARTRERAEAHYHWHAGKTFSCQYCGEQFGKVSTHLSHIRLQHPAACVWCPHCGAPFVGALGLRQHMHRRHPDVTNSEGCVEWYCFTCRIQFLNAPAFLRHKEAGTACTDLRFCSSCGDGFESDEALLCHRKLHADTPAQCHMCPAWFSSARYLEAHVSRAHAAAPPRARATTRRVRPRDKPAMCEHCGRKYHSAAALSYHQRSHTGEKPYACTRCPKSFAVNHSLQAHIRTHTGERPYQCSRCPRAFLNANNLARHKKTVHLGQKQYARCAVCRRWLSSPSAARLHAAAMHGATHNQTTV